The genomic region AGATTCCTTTCCATTCGAGACGCGTTAGATTTTGAATGTCTTATCGCATAATAGGGATAGGACATTAAAAATCATACCTTTGGCAGCTCACTTGAGCAACATCGGATTTTAGAACGCACTTTTTTTTCAAACATATTAAACTCCTCAAAAAATAAAAAAAGCCCAAAAAGGACGGTGCAGTCTTGCTTATACAAATAAGCGAACGGCAACCGTCCCTTCTGGGATGTAGATTATTTAAGAAAACTATGAAGCATGTGAAGCTTGTGCTGCATGTTGCAATGCTTCCAGACCCAATGCGAGCGCACCACACAGACCTGCATGCTGGCCCAATCCGGGCTGGACGATATATTGGTCAATATGTTGCGTAATTGGGGCTGCATTCACATAACCATTCAGATTCCGTACAACACGCTCCCGGATTAGTCGAAACAGCTGATCTTGCTGCATTACACCACCGCCCAAGATGATCTTCTGCGGCGAATGAAGCAGGATGGCTGTGGTGATCGACTCCGCAATATAAAAGGATTCCATCTCCCACGCCGGATGATCTGCGGGCAGTTCACTGCCGGGACTTTGCCAACGTGCTTCAATGGCTGGTCCTGCAGCCATCCCCTCCAGGCAATCGCCATGGTACGGGCATAATCCGGCAAAGCGATCGTCTGGATGGCGTCTTGTGCGAATATGTCCACCCTCGGGATGTAACAATCCATGTACTCGTTGGCCCCCTGCTACGAGTCCAACACCAACGCCTGTGCCAATCGTGTAATATACACAGTTGTCCAGTCCTTGCGCCGCTCCCCACGTCATTTCACCGAGCGCGGCAGCATTCACATCCGTATCCCATCCAAAAGGAACCGGAAATTCATGCTTCAAGGTTCCAACCACATTACAGTTCTCCCACCCTGGCTTAGGTGTGGTCGTAATATAGCCATAGGTGGGACTATCCGGTTGCAGATCAATCGGACCAAAGGAGCCGATCCCCATCGCTTCCACATCTTTATCCTTGAAATAGTCGATCACCTTGGCAAGAGTTGTCTCTGGATGTTCTGTTGGAAAGCTGATTCGATCTTCAATCTGTCCATGCTCATTCCCTACACCACATACAAACTTCGTTCCGCCCGCTTCTATGGCTCCAATACGCATCGTTCTGCACTCCTTCCCTTCATTACAATTGACCTTTAGCCTTGGTCGGTGAGATCTCATAGATATGAATTGAAGAGAATAGCAGATCCGTATTTTCGGCATGAACAGAGATACCCTTGGAATCCACATCCGGATAGATCAGATCCGTAATAACCGTCTGACCATCATTTGCAAATACCTCCACAGATGAATGATCTACAAAGATACGTAAACTTTGGTTTACATTTACCTCTTTTAACTCAGCTGCATGGCGACCCAGGAAATGTTCATGAAAATCGCCGATACCCGATCGACTACGATCGATATACACTTCACCTCGGTTAGCGTCTACGCCAACGAGCGTTTCGTTGTCAGCTCCGCTTCTTAAGGCAAAATGGAACGACTGATTCGGAGACCACGCTGCATGGATCTCATAGTTCACTAGTTGCAAATCGTTCAACTGCTGCCTCACTTGCTGAATCGAAGCATCCTGTAAGGACAATACTGGCGTACGGGCTTGCTCAAGCTCACGCACAGGACGTTGAATCAGGATAACTTCTCCGGCTCTTGTCTCCAGTGTCAGCTCCCGGGCAATGGTCATGGCTCCACGGTAATCATTGGTCGGCGTCTGATTGGCATACATCCAGTTGCTCATCCACCCCATAAACAGGCGTCTGCCGTCTTCAGCCGGAATGTCGGACCAACTAACTCCAGCGTAGTTATCCCGGCCATGATCAATCCAGCGGATCGTATGGGATGCCTCGTCTGGGATAAATGTACTTCCATCAAAATCTCCCGTAAAATATTGCGTTCTGGAGCCTTCTATAAAAGCAGGATCTGCACCAATGCTAACGAGCATCACCCATTTCTCCTGCCCTGAATCTCCATCCACTGCAAGCGGGAACAGGTCCGGACACTCCCACACGCCATCGTGTGAACCGATCCCTTCGCCAAATTCACTTCCTAGCGTCCAATCCTTCAGATTGGGAGATCGGTACAGACATACCGTTTGACCACAAGCGATAATCATAATCCACTCCTTGGTCTGCTCATGCCAGAACACTTTGGGATCACGGAAATCGACAAAGGACTCATGCTTTAATACCGGATTACCCTCGTATTTAGTCCAGGTTCTGCCGTTGTCTTTACTATACGCCAGACTCTGGGTTTGTATGGCATCATGCTTTTCAACTTCCAGGTGATGGGTGAAAATAGCAACCAACCCCGGCTCATCGTCGAAAAGTCCTGAAGTATTATTCCAGTCCACCACAGCACTGCCCGAGAAGATCATGCCATGTTCATCCGGCGCCAGAGCTACAGGAAGTTCCTCCCAATTGACAAGATCTCGGGTCACCGCGTGACCCCAATGCATCGGTCCCCATGTTGTACCAAACGGATGATGCTGATAGAACAGGTGATACTCCCCATTGAAAAATACCATGCCGTTCGGGTCGTTCATCCATTTCTCTTTCGGTGAGAAATGGTATTCGTTTCTGTAATCTTGTTTAAGAATTGTCGACATTATGGTTTCTCCTCCACACTTTTCTTTATTGGTTATTACGGTCATACCCGGCTTGTTTAATCTGTAGCCATTCTTGCAATCCAAGGCGATCCAGCTCTTTCAAGTAAGCATCCCATTCCTGATCTATTTTCCCGTTCTGATACCACTCCGTACGCAGACGTAACACGTAGGCGAAGAGATCGGTCTCAATCGTGGACAATCGATCCAGTTCATCAATAGAGAAGAACACACTTGGATATACGTTCTCTGCTTTCATATGCGGAACCATAACCTTATCAAGAAGTTCCATACGCCAAGCTGCATCTTCTGGTTTGGTTGTGTATTTATCATAGTAACTGTCGAGAATGGCCAATGGTCCGGCGATACTGGTCTTTTGTCTGAGCTCCACAGGTGCAGATCCTTCCAGTGGAAGATGCTTCAGCATCCCTTTGGCTTCATCGAATTCAAAAATATTCTGCTGACTCTCATCTCCATAGGTACCCCAGTTGTTCTGCACAGATTGGAGCGGATCGTACAATTGGTCTACCCACTTCGCTGTGGATTCCAGGTTTTTATTGCTGCTGGTAATGACCATGCGACCACGATCAAGTCCAATTCCGTTTGTTCTTGTGACATTGACCTCTCCGTTAGGGCCGGCAACCGGAGGCAGAACATCATACGTATCATTCATGCCTGTAATGTTAGCCTTATCCCAAGTGAAGTACATGCCGTACTTGTTGTCCTTGCCTTTTGCCAGATACGTGTTCCAATCCTGCTGGTACGATTCGACATCCACGAGACCTTCCTGAACCAACTCATGAATGTATTTAACCGCTTCCTTGTAACCTTCATCAGCTGCCGTGAAGACCACTTTCCCATCATTGGTTACCACGGTATGATCCCAGTTCTCTCCGAGTCCAAATGCCGCAAAGAGAAATGTCAGATCTTCTCCGCCCGGTTTGTTAATGAAAGATAACGGAATTTCGTCTGCCTTACCGTTGCCGTTTGGATCTTGGGTTTTGAACGCAATCAGCACTTCTTTTAATTCCTCGGTTGTCGTTGGCATCTTCAGTCCGAGCTTGTTCAGCCATTCCACATTAATCCAGGGCAAGTTATCCACTGACTGAATCCGTTGTTTGCCACTTCCGAGTTCTTCAATCCATGGGAATGAATAGATATGGCCGTCTGGAGCCGTGATCATGCTCTTGTATTCGGGAGCTTCCTCCAGCACCTTTTGCAGATTGGGCATATATTGTTCAATCATGTCCTCAAGTGGAATGATTGCCCCGTCCTTCGCCAGTTTCAGGAGATCATAGTCCCCGTAACCTGCATCAAAAATGGCATCCGGCAAATCACCGCTGGCCACCGCCAGATTTCTTTTTTCTGCAAACACATCACTCGTATAGTTCTTCCAGTTGATATGCACATTGGTTTTCTCTTCGAGTCGCTTGTTAATCAGCTTGTCGTTTGGATCAGCGGGAGCCAGCGGAGAGCTCTGTGTTATAAAATTCAATGTCACCTTGCCATCAGGGGATTGCGCCTCACTTGCCGCGCCGCCTCCACCCCCGCCACAGGCGGTTAGAAAGAGCATTGCAGATAACACGGAAATGGACGCCGTTGTAACGGCTTTTCTAGATTTGTTTACTTTTTTCATAATAATGACCTCCATGAGTTGGATTGGATCAACTTACTGTATCGCAGGCTGTTCACTATTTGAGGGAACCGACCATGGCACCTTTTTCGAAATACTTCTGGAAGAACGGGTACATGATGATGAGTGGCAGACTCGAAATGACAATCGCTGAGTATTTAATCATCTCGGAAAGCCGTTTCAGTTCTGCCATCGCGAGCTGATCACTGATCATGCCCGGTGCAGCCTGATTCTGAATCAGAATGGAGCGCAGAACGAGCTGTAACGGATGCAGGTTCGGATTATCGAGATAGATCATTGCATCAAAATAGGAATTCCATTGCCCAACGAACGCATAGAGTGCGAGTACAAAAATGATCGGTTTCGACAACGGAATGACGATCTGGAAGAAAATCTTCATCTCAGAGGCGCCATCCACGTTTGCAGCTTCTTTCAGTTCTCGAGGGACTCCTTTGAAAAAGGTTCTGGAGAGAATGATGTTCCAGACGTTAACGGCTCCAGGGATGATGATCGCCCACACCGTATCGAGCATGCCGAGATTACGTATGAGTAGATACGTAGGGATTAATCCCCCGCCGAAGAACATGGTAATAATAAAGATAATCATGAAAAATCCACGTCCCGCGAGCCTGTCATCCGACAATGCATAACCTGCAAATATAGATACGGTCACGGTGATCAGTGCAAAAGAAACCGAGTACAATACCGCATTTGCAAACCCCCGAATCATGGCTGGATTGGACAAAATCATCTGATATCCGTCCAGACTCCAGTCCGATACATTAAAGGACAGTCCACGATTCAGTAACACCGTGGGGTCCATGAATGAGGCGATAACAATATAAATCAGGGGAACAACCACAACCAGTACAGCACAGGTGAGAAAAATGGCATTGAGTGTGAGGATCAATCGATCCATTCCCGTGTGTTTAACAACCATGGATAATACTCCTTTCCTAATAGAGGCCTTCGCCTTCATTCAATTTCTTCACAATCAGATTCACCGTCACCAGCAAAATCACATTGATCACCGAGTTGAACAATCCTACTGCGGCAGAATAAGCGTAATCTCCAGACTGTAACCCCACCTTGTAGACATACGTGGCAATAATCTCGGAGGAAGGCAGGTTCATGGACGTCTGCATCAGATAGGCCTTCTCAAATCCAATGGACATAATGCCACCCGCTGCAAGAATAAAGACGATAGCCATAATCGGACGAATCGTTGGAAGGTCAATGTGGCGAATACGCTGAAGGAGATTGGCTCCATCCAGATTAGCCGCATTGTGAAGCTCTGGATCAACATTGGCTAAAGCTGCGACGTAAATGATCGAAGCCCAACCCGCTCCAGTCCAGATATCGGACAAAATGTAGATCCAGCGGAAATATTCCGGTTCAGACATGAACATGATTGGCTGACCTGTAATCCATGTGGCTAATTGATTAATCGGCCCTGTCGGTGAGAGGAAGATGAACAACATACCCACCACGACAACAACCGAGATGAAATTGGGTGCATACAGAAACAATTGAATATTTTTCTTGATGCCAGCTTTGCGTACCTGATTCAGCATGAGTGCGAGTAAAATGGGCACCGGAAAACTGAATATCAATCCCAAAAAGCTGAGTTTAAGCGTATTCATTAAAATGATATCGAAATTGGGTGAAGCTATAAATTTCTCAAAATGCTTCAGTCCTACCCAATCACTACCCATGATGCCTTTGATCGGACTGAAATCCTTAAACGCAATGATGGCTCCGTACATCGGAATGTACTTGAAGATAAGAGTCAAAATTAAGGCCGGTGCAAGCAACATATATAAAAAGTAATTTTTTTTGAGCTGCTGCAACCTATGACCGCTTGTCGTCCTCACTTTCAGTACCCTTCCCTCGCCCTTTTTGCTGTCGGCTATGTTATCCAACACGATACCCCCGTTCATTCTAGAAGTTGACAATTGTTTTCAGTAAGGGCTTTCAATATTTACAATTGCCTATTTAATAATTTACAATTTATCAGTTATCTACGGATTTAGTCAATACGTTTTGTAAAAAATATTTGTGCATTTGATCACTTTATCTTTGCATCAATGTAACTAAAGAGGATTAAATTTGCATATATATAGTACTGAATCGTCAATACTAGCAAAGATATTTCTATAGCATTACTGTAATAGATCATCATTGTTACATAGTTAAAGAAACTTCTGGAACAATTATGAAAATAGAATTCGCCTATCTAAATGTAAATACAATTGTGCATTTGTAAAACAGAGATTGCTATTTGTCCCGTTCTATTATACATTTGACTTAGAGAAGATTATGGATGACTATTGAGGATTAGAGGTGAAGCATTAGATGGCTAAGGAAAAAGTCACGATACAAGACATCGCTGATGCTTTGGGGATCTCCAGGAACACGGCTTCCAAAGCATTAAACGATAGCGGAAACATCCCGGATGAGACCCGAAATCGTGTAATTAAAAAAGCAATTGAACTTAAATATAAGCAATTCGCCTACATGGAAAATGAGCTTGTTCTAACGAAGACTCCGGGCAATATCGCCCTGTTAACTGAAAACCTGCCGAATACATCTCACTTTGGTTCGTTGTTGATCAGTGGTTTGGAGAAAAGAATCAGTGCGGAGGGATACAATCTCTCGATTCATATCGTGCGTGAAGACGATCAAGATACGCTTACACTTCCCAACAATTTTGATATCGCTAAAATAGACGGCATCATTTGCATTGAATTATTTGATCTGGAATACACTCAATTGATTACCGATCTGGGCATCCCCACGATCTTTATCGATTGCGCTTCCAACATATGTTATCCCGAATTCCAAGCAGATTTGCTCCTTATGGAGAATGAACATAGCATCTATCAGATAACCAAAAAATTAATTGAGAGCGGCTTCACAAGTATCGGATTCGTGGGAGATTACAATCACTGCAAGAGCTTTAATGAACGATGGGTTGGATATCACCGTGCTATGCTGGAGGCGGGGTTGCAGGTGGACCTGTCTCATTGCATCCTGGATAATGATCGCCTGTGTTTCTCCAAGCCAGGATGGTTGAACCAGCGAGTGGCAGAGCTGGCCTCCCTACCTTCTGCTTACGTATGCGCTAATGACTTTTTAGCAGTTGATCTGATTCGGGCGTTAAAAGACAGAAATGTCGCTGTGCCACAGGATATTGCGATATGCGGATTCGATAATGCGCCCCAATCCCGAATTATTGAGCCTGCATTAACGACCGTTCATATTTACAGTAATGAGATGGGCATCAAGGCTGCAGAGATGCTGTTATCCCGGATTAATAGCCCAACACAACCGTATCAGGTCTCACACATTGTGACCAAACCCATCATCAGGGAGTCTACGCCAGCAATCATGGCCGATCATTCTCAGATGGTTCATAGTTCTGCAAAATAAAAAAAACGTATGTCTCACGAGTAACAACTCGTGAAGCATACGTTTTTTTGTGGTTTCGATTTGGCTGGATGTAAACTCTATCCTATCCATCGCGGCCCACATAAAGACAATCTCAGAACTAGATCTCTTTCAAGATGCCTTTTACCAAACCGATAAAGGTTGTTTTCACTTGCGCAGCCACTTCAATAACTTCATCATGACTTAACGGCTGATCCAGAATACCACAGGCCATGTTGGTCAGACAGGAAATGCCCAGTACCTTCATACCGCCATGAATGGCAACAATGGCTTCAGGTACCGTGGACATCCCCACAGCATCCGCACCCATCGTACGAATCATGCGAATCTCCGCTGGTGTCTCATATGCCGGGCCACTCCACCATGCATAGACACCTTGCTGCAGGCCAACATTTTGCTCTTTTGCAACCTTAAGGGCAATGCTGCGCAGTTCGCGATTGTACACCTGGGACACATCCGGGAAACGCACACCCAGTTCAGCGTTATTCGGTCCCATCAACGGGTTATTACCCACCAGGTTAATATGATCTGTAATAAGCATCAGTTGGCCCGGTTCAAAGCTTGTGTTGATCGCTCCGCAGGCATTGGTGATAAGCAATTGTTCAACACCCAGCGCCTTCATGATGCGAACCGGAAATGTCACTTCATCCAGTGTAAAACCTTCATAATAATGAAGACGCCCCTTCATTGCTACAACCGTTTTGCCCATCAGTTCACCAATAACCAATTCATTGGCATGACCGATAGCCTCCGATTGGGCGAAATACGGAATCTCTGTATACGGAATAACGGTCGCGTTTTCAATCTCATCCGCAAGCGCTCCCAGTCCTGACCCCAGAATCATGCCTACGGCAGGTTTGGTATGGATTCGGTTTAATATGTAATCTCTTGCTTTCTGAATATGTGCGGATTGATGCATAATGATATCCTCCTGATGATCTGAATTGAGTTAACGAAAACTGAGTTAATGAGGTGCTACTCATCAAGTGTAATGAACAATGGTCTTGATGTAAATGGAAGCTGTTCTATATGCAATAAAAAAACGACCCTATGCTCCAGAATCGTTTAAAAACATGGACATCCCCTAATCCAATGTATATTTGTTTCTACTTTTCATGTAATCGATTGTCATGATCAGCAACAGCATGAATGTAGCAAACATCAGCGGTTGGGCAAAAGTACCTTCTTCAAAGATAAAATAACTAAATATAAAATTTCCGGCAAAAGTAATTAAGTAGTTTCGGATGTAATCCATCTTCTCATCTCATTTCAGGAAAGAATTTGGTTCACCATTTCTTCAACCTTATCACATAATTCCATTTAATACCATATCCTTATCATCCACACAAATCAACGCCTCGATCATGCACGAGATAGCCCTACTGTATAATCTATATCGACT from Paenibacillus sp. FSL R5-0341 harbors:
- a CDS encoding ROK family protein, with translation MRIGAIEAGGTKFVCGVGNEHGQIEDRISFPTEHPETTLAKVIDYFKDKDVEAMGIGSFGPIDLQPDSPTYGYITTTPKPGWENCNVVGTLKHEFPVPFGWDTDVNAAALGEMTWGAAQGLDNCVYYTIGTGVGVGLVAGGQRVHGLLHPEGGHIRTRRHPDDRFAGLCPYHGDCLEGMAAGPAIEARWQSPGSELPADHPAWEMESFYIAESITTAILLHSPQKIILGGGVMQQDQLFRLIRERVVRNLNGYVNAAPITQHIDQYIVQPGLGQHAGLCGALALGLEALQHAAQASHAS
- a CDS encoding glycoside hydrolase family 32 protein, which encodes MSTILKQDYRNEYHFSPKEKWMNDPNGMVFFNGEYHLFYQHHPFGTTWGPMHWGHAVTRDLVNWEELPVALAPDEHGMIFSGSAVVDWNNTSGLFDDEPGLVAIFTHHLEVEKHDAIQTQSLAYSKDNGRTWTKYEGNPVLKHESFVDFRDPKVFWHEQTKEWIMIIACGQTVCLYRSPNLKDWTLGSEFGEGIGSHDGVWECPDLFPLAVDGDSGQEKWVMLVSIGADPAFIEGSRTQYFTGDFDGSTFIPDEASHTIRWIDHGRDNYAGVSWSDIPAEDGRRLFMGWMSNWMYANQTPTNDYRGAMTIARELTLETRAGEVILIQRPVRELEQARTPVLSLQDASIQQVRQQLNDLQLVNYEIHAAWSPNQSFHFALRSGADNETLVGVDANRGEVYIDRSRSGIGDFHEHFLGRHAAELKEVNVNQSLRIFVDHSSVEVFANDGQTVITDLIYPDVDSKGISVHAENTDLLFSSIHIYEISPTKAKGQL
- a CDS encoding ABC transporter substrate-binding protein, with protein sequence MKKVNKSRKAVTTASISVLSAMLFLTACGGGGGGAASEAQSPDGKVTLNFITQSSPLAPADPNDKLINKRLEEKTNVHINWKNYTSDVFAEKRNLAVASGDLPDAIFDAGYGDYDLLKLAKDGAIIPLEDMIEQYMPNLQKVLEEAPEYKSMITAPDGHIYSFPWIEELGSGKQRIQSVDNLPWINVEWLNKLGLKMPTTTEELKEVLIAFKTQDPNGNGKADEIPLSFINKPGGEDLTFLFAAFGLGENWDHTVVTNDGKVVFTAADEGYKEAVKYIHELVQEGLVDVESYQQDWNTYLAKGKDNKYGMYFTWDKANITGMNDTYDVLPPVAGPNGEVNVTRTNGIGLDRGRMVITSSNKNLESTAKWVDQLYDPLQSVQNNWGTYGDESQQNIFEFDEAKGMLKHLPLEGSAPVELRQKTSIAGPLAILDSYYDKYTTKPEDAAWRMELLDKVMVPHMKAENVYPSVFFSIDELDRLSTIETDLFAYVLRLRTEWYQNGKIDQEWDAYLKELDRLGLQEWLQIKQAGYDRNNQ
- a CDS encoding carbohydrate ABC transporter permease; this translates as MVVKHTGMDRLILTLNAIFLTCAVLVVVVPLIYIVIASFMDPTVLLNRGLSFNVSDWSLDGYQMILSNPAMIRGFANAVLYSVSFALITVTVSIFAGYALSDDRLAGRGFFMIIFIITMFFGGGLIPTYLLIRNLGMLDTVWAIIIPGAVNVWNIILSRTFFKGVPRELKEAANVDGASEMKIFFQIVIPLSKPIIFVLALYAFVGQWNSYFDAMIYLDNPNLHPLQLVLRSILIQNQAAPGMISDQLAMAELKRLSEMIKYSAIVISSLPLIIMYPFFQKYFEKGAMVGSLK
- a CDS encoding ABC transporter permease subunit, yielding MLLAPALILTLIFKYIPMYGAIIAFKDFSPIKGIMGSDWVGLKHFEKFIASPNFDIILMNTLKLSFLGLIFSFPVPILLALMLNQVRKAGIKKNIQLFLYAPNFISVVVVVGMLFIFLSPTGPINQLATWITGQPIMFMSEPEYFRWIYILSDIWTGAGWASIIYVAALANVDPELHNAANLDGANLLQRIRHIDLPTIRPIMAIVFILAAGGIMSIGFEKAYLMQTSMNLPSSEIIATYVYKVGLQSGDYAYSAAVGLFNSVINVILLVTVNLIVKKLNEGEGLY
- a CDS encoding LacI family DNA-binding transcriptional regulator, whose product is MAKEKVTIQDIADALGISRNTASKALNDSGNIPDETRNRVIKKAIELKYKQFAYMENELVLTKTPGNIALLTENLPNTSHFGSLLISGLEKRISAEGYNLSIHIVREDDQDTLTLPNNFDIAKIDGIICIELFDLEYTQLITDLGIPTIFIDCASNICYPEFQADLLLMENEHSIYQITKKLIESGFTSIGFVGDYNHCKSFNERWVGYHRAMLEAGLQVDLSHCILDNDRLCFSKPGWLNQRVAELASLPSAYVCANDFLAVDLIRALKDRNVAVPQDIAICGFDNAPQSRIIEPALTTVHIYSNEMGIKAAEMLLSRINSPTQPYQVSHIVTKPIIRESTPAIMADHSQMVHSSAK
- a CDS encoding purine-nucleoside phosphorylase, with the protein product MHQSAHIQKARDYILNRIHTKPAVGMILGSGLGALADEIENATVIPYTEIPYFAQSEAIGHANELVIGELMGKTVVAMKGRLHYYEGFTLDEVTFPVRIMKALGVEQLLITNACGAINTSFEPGQLMLITDHINLVGNNPLMGPNNAELGVRFPDVSQVYNRELRSIALKVAKEQNVGLQQGVYAWWSGPAYETPAEIRMIRTMGADAVGMSTVPEAIVAIHGGMKVLGISCLTNMACGILDQPLSHDEVIEVAAQVKTTFIGLVKGILKEI